A window from Salvia miltiorrhiza cultivar Shanhuang (shh) chromosome 2, IMPLAD_Smil_shh, whole genome shotgun sequence encodes these proteins:
- the LOC131012338 gene encoding 8-hydroxyquercetin 8-O-methyltransferase-like: MALPNAVDSTQEFLDAQTHVWNLTFNYINSMSLKSALLLGIPDIIHKHGKPITLSQLADALSINNAKSHGLYRLMRFLVHSRIFDKVNISDDEEEAYSLTTTSRLLLRDEPLSFAPFALAMTDPIIVDPFHNVMEWFKDESPSPFVTRNGMNFWENANKDKNFNQVFNKGMASDARFVGSILVDKCKHVFEGLKTVVDVGGGTGTVAKIVADAFSGLKCVVLELPHVVAGLEGSENLSFVSGDMFDSIPSADAVFLKWIFHDWGDEDSVKILEKCKEAILPSKESGGKVIIVEIVLDYEKQEDDAIETQLSMDMLMMTLLTGKERTEKEWAKLFYAAGFQNYKITPILGLRSVIEVFP; encoded by the exons ATGGCGTTGCCTAATGCAGTAGATTCCACCCAAGAATTTCTGGATGCTCAAACCCATGTTTGGAATCTCACTTTCAACTACATAAATTCCATGTCTCTAAAGTCCGCTCTTCTATTAGGCATACCCGATATCATTCACAAACACGGCAAGCCTATCACACTTTCTCAGCTGGCCGACGCCCTCTCCATCAACAATGCCAAATCCCACGGCCTCTACCGCCTCATGCGATTTCTAGTCCATTCCAGAATCTTCGACAAGGTGAACATCTCCGACGACGAGGAAGAGGCTTACTCGCTCACTACGACTTCGCGTCTCTTGCTGAGAGACGAGCCCTTGAGCTTCGCCCCTTTTGCGCTCGCTATGACTGATCCCATCATTGTGGATCCGTTCCATAATGTGATGGAATGGTTCAAAGATGAAAGCCCATCTCCATTCGTCACGAGAAATGGGATGAATTTCTGGGAAAATGCAAACAAGGATAAGAATTTTAATCAAGTGTTCAATAAGGGAATGGCTAGCGATGCAAGGTTTGTGGGAAGCATTCTTGTTGACAAATGCAAGCATGTTTTTGAGGGTCTGAAAACAGTAGTGGATGTGGGCGGCGGTACCGGCACGGTGGCGAAGATCGTTGCAGACGCCTTTTCCGGCTTGAAATGCGTCGTGCTCGAGCTCCCCCACGTCGTTGCCGGACTTGAGGGATCTGAGAATCTGAGCTTTGTTAGTGGAGACATGTTTGACTCCATTCCTTCTGCTGATGCAGTTTTTCTCAAG TGGATATTTCACGATTGGGGCGATGAAGATTCTGTTAAGATTCTGGAAAAATGCAAAGAAGCAATACTTCCAAGTAAAGAGAGTGGTGGGAAAGTGATAATTGTGGAAATTGTTCTGGATTATGAGAAACAAGAAGATGATGCCATTGAAACTCAGCTCTCCATGGATATGCTTATGATGACTTTGCTTACTGGAAAAGAGAGAACCGAGAAAGAGTGGGCAAAGCTCTTTTATGCTGCTGgctttcaaaattataaaatcacTCCTATTTTAGGATTGAGATCAGTAATCGAAGTATTTCCGTAA